The DNA region atgtcttatatatagaatttaaatttaataaaaaaataatcatatttcaatattttaattgataaattaaataattgaatttttaaaatataataaaataataaaaaataatacctTAAAACCCAAAATCAAATGAGCTCTAAATAGTCTCAAATATCTTAACATTCAATcaacaattaaataattcaaaccatcaaactaaaatattttttatttatattttaagaaaacaatatctttatattatatatttacttttaataaaaaatgatctAAACAACTTAATCTTAGATAACTTATATgccaaataaaattatttaaaaataaccaattaattatttaaaaaaattgtttgaatataaattaagatatttgaagtatatatacataatgttttgtttctaatatagtttattatttaggtgataatttcaattatgtgattgataaaaaaaaattagttattgcATATTGAGTTATactttgttaattaaaatatcaaaaatgagttatttaatattttaaaatattataaaatcattttaatatacatgtacctttaaaaaaaaatactataaaaacaagtatttaatattttaattgacaaTTTAAACAATtcgataataaattaaataattcacaCCCTTTAATCATACAAATATTGAATGTACTAGTAaaacaactaaaaaaaattatttataacattaatataaaataaagttaattttttttatcagattaaaacatattgaaatggaattgagtttgaatataatttttttttatattaaatatatgtataattaaaatatcttttaaaataatatctaatcttaattaatattagcAGGTAGTAATTGatgttgagaaaaaaaaatatcgatCATGGGTGATTTTGAGGATAggatattatttttgataaaaatacttaaaaggtattgatatatataaataaaatagataataatattttaaaataaaatatattttaatatttttattaatgaattaaatgatataatagatggagaaaaatattatagtggtttaagttatttaaataacccaaacagAACACTGCctctcaataataataataaaaaaatcatgacTTTAAGTCAagtattcaaatttattttaacaaaatagtAAGAACGAAGATCTTTAAAATGATAATTCCACTTCTTCTTATTAAACAACCATTGATTTTTATGGTTGCTTATAGTCTATTAAGAATCAATTCTATCTTCCCCAAGAAgtttttttcaaagaaaattaTGTCTTCAACCTTAAATTAAAGACAATTGTAGTTAATGGTtattatgttcttttttttgtaattcaaaattacaaattgtAATGATGTTTATTCATTATGACATGCAATTCAATTTGGTGAAGTGAATAGATGCAAATGTTTTAATTAGAAGATAattctataataatataatgaaaaagcAAAATCTCATTTAAAATAGTTTTGCATTAAGAtgaatttagaaagaaaaaacaaaataacaataataaaggGGAATGGTATATAATGATGCCTTtctaactattatttattttttatttcctttccTTTTCTTTAATCTTTATCTTGTCTATCTGTTTAAAGCTGTGGTACattagttgaattatttatagttaatacAAACTTTAGGACTGCAGTCTTAATGaagctttatttatttatttattattttaaattagaaagcTATCTATATTTTCTtgtctaaattaaattttaacttaaaatgtttCATGACATTTGTTCTCCAAATAAAACTCTTATACTTGAACCactatgataaattatatatagtttgctaaactaatatttcaaaattaatcatgtctttcatcaagtcaattacaaatatcaaataaactattaaaaacatctttactttattatttctaaaCATTAAGGATAATCAACTCAATTAATCAAggaataaaaaacttaaaaatgtctacaacaagtttttttttttttacaaactaaCTTAAAAGAGTAAAGAGTATTTACTTCCATGTTAATTTTAGCTCATTCAAGAATCTtggaattaatttatttttctagacatatatatattcaatatttgaTGAATGACAAAATGTTTTATGTTAATTCAGCACATTATTTATGTGTGCTTAGGAATCGTTATTGTTTATAAGCTACTTGGaatgtttttttaacttaattagagGGTTAATTTATTTCCTAACTTGTATTAGAAATGTtgtgttattaattatttaataattattttatttctaattaaggagaactaatATAACACGTTACCGTCATAGTTATCCCtcgtttaaactcaaaatatttaGAGATTGAATTGAACTCATAACATTTTGGTCGACTTTTACCCGTCGAATAACTCAATTTACATTTAATAATCTATACTAAACAACTTGAAAATATATACTCCTacttcttaaaaataaaatatcaaataataaaaatacataaaatcatttaatccaaataatactTTATCATTAATACCTTGAATCAATCAAGTAATAACAAGTCAACTGTTACGCTTTTCAAAGCAGATCTAATCCAGTtcaattgattatgagttttgTCCTtattttgcatatatatatatatatatatatatatatatatagtaatattgGGGATATTTTAAACCGACTCAAACTTATATTGTATTTGTTTGTTTTGCATCTATCCATCctttttgtttgatattcaggttttttagattttatttgagttttggatagtttttttttgtttaacttaatttaaaaaattagacttttaaagtttaatgatattttaCCCTCAAAGTATATGAAgtagaaagataaaaaaatattaaataaatgatattttaatggataaaatgagtgataagataaataagatgaaataaagaaaaatattaagggTGCGCTTGGTTCAAATAAGAGAATCAGAATAGAAATGAGATTGATAGATGAATGGAATGAGAATGAGTATGATTAATAAaagtgtagtgtttggttaTGAGTATTAATCATTCTCAATCCCATTGAtattgtttgaatattttcattCGAATATTTCCATTCCAttgataatgtttaaatttattagagagaaattattaatattattttgtaattaaattagattaaaaattttatttttttattattatattttatttaattaaaaatataaaatattattatttttatattataattatttaaaatatataaaatattgaagtgtgtcttaatttaataaaatataaacatctaatattttattatattagttatatatatatatatatatattttaaatatatataaaaatagttgaatgattaaattttttatatttataaataaaaattataaattttttaaatattatatattaataattaatcaaattaaatataatataatgttttacttaataatatatactataactatatattataacattgcataatatttttaataacatttttaaattaaaatattttatatataactttttaaatattttttaaatatttattttatataaaattgttattttatttttaagtttttatattttaattaatttattataattttattattaatatataatatataaattaattatataaaaataattttattactattaattattataattattttaaaaatattattttattttaaataatttctcaatattatttaaataattgaaataatttatttcaataaataaattttaaaaaattattattttaattataaaagaaccgtctaatataattataaaagaaaaaatatatataatattataattataattatgagagagaacgTGGAAGAGTAGACATCATTGGAGAGAAAATGCATTACAAGGGAATGAGATTCATTCCTCCAAATTTAGAGAGGAATGGATAATTTCTGAGTATCCGAGAATCAAATGAATGTTCTGTAATTAAACCCATCAACCAAACACTTTATTTTATTCCTTTTCCCATTCCAGATTACAAAACCACGTACCAAACATCCCCTAAGTTTttgaataaaatctaaaaaaaaaactcaacataaacaagctcttaattattattagttttgcTTTGAAATTCatgttttgttcttaattttttaaaataaagtatagaATTTGTTTAAAAACCACTTGAAGTTGAGGTGGTATTGTATTTAaacgaataaatattattaaatttgttaatatatatatatatatatatataattaatatctcaataaaatatttataaattattattatttttttttcaaaacccaTCTCCAAAAGAGTTTTctaatattgttaaaaaaaaaaaaatacagtttATTGTTCAAGCTGAGGTGTGAGTGCAAGATAGAAAGAAACACCCATTATTATGATTTATACctaattttctttctcttttgttctcttaatcttaattaattattctctttctctatttaattattaaaattatatatataaggataTAATTGTCTTCAAATTTTATACATTAGTTAACCCACATGAATTAATAATAAccaataaatattaaacaaaattaaatatataattcattaaatttCAAGTAGATATTCTTTGAATAATATAGTTATAGTAATAAAATTGtggaagtaaaaaaaaaaaaagtgggaTTGCGAATTCACATGATGATGAAAATTAGCTAGAGGACAAAAAAATAAAGACGGGCGAGGGTGGTGTTAATAAAGAGGAACCGCAATTTGCGGTGGCGGCGGCGACTTAATCGGCTTTTGCGGCTGGACGATGATATTTCCGGTCGGTCGCGGCGGCTCACAGGGACAAGGCAAAGCTATAAATGTAGGCATCCGGTCCCCTGGCATTATTACTGGCAAACTCTGTCTTTCCATCTGTCAATTTTCACCaccacaaaaacaaaaaacattaaattaattaagacccTCCACTTGAATTTTAGtggaaattataataatattttaaattcagatttgttatattatatttttaccttGTGAAGAGGAGGAAGATTAGTGGGTTTAGATGGAGATCCGTCGTCGGCGTCGGCGGCGGAAGGTGCTTCTAGATCATGGTTATTGGGGAAGAAGGACCGGCGGAGAGATTGAACCCTATCCCAGTGATAACAACAGGAAAAGAGTCCGCTGAGGCTGAAAATGACGAAAATAAGTAAACCTGTTCCAAGAGGGAACCCTAGTGTCGGACGCATTGCGTCGGACTGGACCGGTGGTGAATCCATAATATTATTGCCGGTGGTGGTGCTGCTCTCATATATTTATACTACCTAGCTAGTAATGATGGTGGCGCcggtatgtatgtatgtataaatatagatatagaAAGAGAGATAATATTATGATGAATGAGAGTGGAGAGGAAGATTgcaatttataaagaaaaaagaagaagtggGTTTGCTCTTCTCTCTTGTTCTGTCCTTTGCCAAAGTACGGAAGGACAacatagagagagaaaacaaatGGGACCCAGACACTGCTTTGGGTATGGCAATGGCATGTCTAAACATGGTctgaaatattttactttttatttttatgtatatcCAATACTAATTACTTACTATTCATTCAAATATATGTCCTACAAGGATGCATGTATTTTCAAATATGCCCTTACATATGATgctatttagatattttaaaatcttgatttattgtaatattgttttttctataaataatttatacagtGATATTATGAAATGAATAGTTATGCGCAAGGTAAAATCGTAATAATGGTGGAGACAAAAAATGTGCTAAGATTTTTCAAATGGACAATaatttgttgtttctcattttgaatctCTTATAATACTAAGATAATAACATTGTAAATGATCCGCAAAGTAAGAGCATGCTATTGAAGACCGATGTTGCAATAATTGCGTACAAAtaaattctttttcttttagatcAGGAGATTGGATCTAGCTTTAAGAAAAATGCTTGGTACAAATAACTCACTTCTTAGTCTTCGACTATTTTCAGTCACTACGAATGCCCTCTATTAATTCTTTACTCCTTTTTTAAGAAGATTCGTCAAGTGTGGCGTGATTCAGGACACGTTCTCATCATGTCACTAGCCCATGCGAATGCGGAGAGCCACTTAATAACGTGGCTAAAGATCTATTTGAGGAACTTGCTACTCTATTGGTATAAAAAAACGGGTAGGATAATAGTTCTTGTATTTTTACATGAGATATACAATCATCTAAATAGACTAATTACTTTGATAAATATCTTAAAAGAGGAGGTGTGATCATGTGATTTAAAAATGTTTGACTAGTGAACTAatattaactattataattaGTGAACTAatattaactattataattaGCTAGGAGTGAAATagagtgaaaaataaaaaatttattagtcATATTACCTTCCATATATTTTTGGCTTAAGCCCAAAGTGTATGGCTCCAGATGCCGCCTCGTCTCAAATCATTGAGATCCGTAGGGTGGCGGTGACTTCGATTGTACTTAGGGTTCGAACCTACAATATCACCGTTATGAGGGTACGTTTCAACCAGAAAGTgtcattatatattttcattacaaATCATCATTGACAAAGGGGTTAACATTATCATGTCTCAAACACAGATATTGACCACACTCTCACTGACCCAAAACCATAATGAGGCAGCATATATGATAAATTCAGGGCCGTCTATGAGGTTTAGGGTGTCTTAGACgaaaagaataaatttattcttatttttgttattttttattaaattttttaaatataattgtttcctattataattaacaataataacttATTCTAGTTTGTTAAATGTTATGGTGTGatgttcaaattttattattccGTATGTATATCTGGTTaatttattgacatttttataatgataatctAAATCAATCTAGAATGTAATGTAGGTATTTGATCTTAAAGATCTGTTTATTCATGAGTAAATAGATTCATTTCTCTTTCAccataatcttaattttttttaattatttttctaatgttGGATCATAAGCATAACCCAAAAGAATATCCATCCtcatctttaattatatatatattcagacAAGATGGTTTAATAAAATGTCTTAATATAgacttttcaaataaaaagttGCTTATGTAAGACTAGTCAAACTTCCTAAAAAACTGACAATTTAATAGGTTTATTTCCTAAATAATTCCTTGAAAGGGGTGTTATTTTGTGAGGGTTATTTGGCCCTTTTGGAATATTTTCCAACTCTTTCTCAGCCTTTATTGCAATTCCTTGTCCATTTGCTTGGAGGGATGTTAGAGGCACGTTTACACAATTGTCCTCCAAGGCTAgctctaataaattaaaacaaaattttggtCAAAGCCTAATATGGTAATTTATGCTCTACGTCttgataatttataaacaaatctatttaaaatcattttataaaaatgttaattatttcatcattatatatagtgTTACATTCAATGAATCAAGACCATGATATCATTTATAGATATGTACTGATATTTATGTAGTCATTTTTTGGGTTAATATTTATATAGccattacaattttaattaaaatattatatcatataaatatattattattcgaaACTAGAAACAGTATATTCTATCCATACTTATTAGCAAGTCCTTGCAATAAACAGTGTAACATTGTAATGTAtagtttttgaattttgatatatctatactatttatttacttctatacaaaatatatattctgaATTCCTCGTCTAACCTAAAGAACAAAAATATGTGCATATTCTATTCTCTCAAGCGCGGAGCGGGCCTAGGGATTGgacacatttaataaaaaaatatgttatttaattaaatgtattaattgATATAACATAAAAGTGtgtaatataattattcaagattttttatttggttatagatttaaatttcaacaaaaataattttctgaACAATTAAGGAGTCAAATTCTTTTCAAGTTTTTCTACTTTAGGGCTGGGACAACCCAATCTTTATGACCGACACTTGTAGGGAGTaatcgttttccaaaaaaattacGGAATCCAAAgttctcaatatatatatatatatatatatttataataataataataataatccaatattctaatataattttattgcacaattttatttatatttcaatttatgtataaaatttaaatgataagtgTGAAATCATGCtagttatataaaaacaatcCTGCTAAAATAACTCATATGCATTACTTATCGTATATTTAGTTAACTCAAATTGTGTCATCATAATTTTTGATTTCGAACTTAGAAAGAAAGAATGTTATGGTGGTGGGATGTCATGGCGTAGAAAATT from Impatiens glandulifera chromosome 5, dImpGla2.1, whole genome shotgun sequence includes:
- the LOC124939320 gene encoding uncharacterized protein At5g65660-like, which gives rise to MDSPPVQSDAMRPTLGFPLGTGLLIFVIFSLSGLFSCCYHWDRVQSLRRSFFPNNHDLEAPSAADADDGSPSKPTNLPPLHKVKMERQSLPVIMPGDRMPTFIALPCPCEPPRPTGNIIVQPQKPIKSPPPPQIAVPLY